One genomic window of Gammaproteobacteria bacterium includes the following:
- the nusA gene encoding transcription termination factor NusA: MNKEILAVVDVVSHERGVAKEIIFEAIEVALATATKKRYKEDINVRVSVDRMTGESESFRCWEVMDDEDEMFESSIRQILLQTALKKDPEIAVGDFIEEPIESVAFGRIAAQTAKQVIVQKVREAERAQVIEKFENRIGEMVSGTVKRTSRGNVILDLGEGAEAFVAREELILRESVRPGDRLRGLLTGVNAEGRGPQLVVSRTVPELVIELFKLEVPEVGDEMIEIIGAARDPGLRAKIAVKTNDPRIDPVGACIGMRGARVQAVSNELNGERVDIILWDDNPAQYVINAMSPAEVVSIVVDEDKQCMDVAVAEDNLSQAIGRGGQNIRLASQLTGWELNVMTEDQAEEKTEVESDKIQTVFMEQLDVDEEIALTLVQEGFSSIDEVAYVPIDEMLKIEEFDEEIVEELRNRARDAMITLAITAEEKVNETPPAADLLALDGMNEALAYTLAGSGVSTQEDLAELSVDDLIDIESMDEKQAADLIMAARAPWFSEE, encoded by the coding sequence ATGAACAAAGAAATTCTGGCTGTAGTCGATGTGGTATCCCATGAAAGGGGCGTAGCGAAAGAAATTATTTTTGAAGCGATAGAAGTAGCACTTGCGACAGCCACTAAAAAACGTTACAAGGAAGATATTAATGTACGTGTCAGCGTAGATCGCATGACGGGTGAGAGTGAATCATTTCGTTGTTGGGAAGTAATGGATGATGAAGATGAAATGTTTGAATCATCAATTCGGCAAATTTTATTACAAACAGCACTGAAAAAAGACCCTGAAATTGCCGTAGGTGATTTTATTGAAGAGCCCATTGAGTCTGTTGCTTTTGGCAGGATTGCAGCGCAAACTGCTAAACAAGTTATTGTGCAAAAAGTAAGAGAAGCAGAACGCGCACAAGTGATTGAGAAGTTTGAAAATCGTATTGGAGAAATGGTCTCTGGTACAGTTAAACGTACCAGCCGTGGTAATGTTATTCTTGATCTTGGTGAAGGGGCGGAAGCTTTTGTTGCCCGTGAAGAGTTAATCTTGCGTGAGTCAGTGCGCCCTGGTGATCGGCTAAGAGGCCTTTTAACAGGGGTTAATGCTGAAGGCCGTGGCCCACAATTAGTTGTGAGTCGGACGGTGCCAGAGCTTGTTATTGAACTGTTTAAGTTGGAAGTTCCTGAAGTCGGCGACGAGATGATTGAAATTATCGGCGCGGCGCGTGATCCGGGCTTGCGTGCAAAAATTGCAGTAAAAACCAATGATCCTCGCATTGATCCAGTCGGTGCGTGCATTGGTATGCGGGGGGCACGTGTTCAAGCGGTTTCTAATGAACTCAATGGTGAGCGTGTTGATATAATCCTGTGGGATGATAACCCTGCACAATATGTGATTAATGCGATGTCACCCGCTGAAGTTGTCTCTATCGTTGTTGATGAAGATAAACAATGCATGGATGTTGCCGTTGCGGAAGACAACCTTTCACAGGCGATTGGGCGTGGGGGGCAGAATATTCGCCTGGCCAGTCAGTTGACTGGGTGGGAGTTGAATGTAATGACCGAAGATCAAGCAGAAGAAAAAACGGAAGTGGAGTCTGACAAAATTCAAACGGTCTTTATGGAGCAACTTGATGTTGATGAAGAAATTGCATTAACACTTGTTCAAGAAGGCTTTTCATCCATAGATGAAGTCGCCTATGTACCCATAGATGAAATGTTGAAAATAGAAGAGTTTGATGAAGAAATCGTAGAAGAACTGCGTAATCGTGCGCGTGATGCAATGATTACATTGGCGATTACTGCGGAAGAAAAAGTGAATGAAACACCACCAGCTGCTGATCTTTTGGCACTGGATGGTATGAATGAGGCGTTGGCTTATACATTGGCAGGAAGCGGTGTGTCCACTCAGGAAGATCTGGCAGAATTGTCTGTGGATGATCTGATAGATATTGAGAGTATGGATGAAAAGCAAGCTGCTGATTTGATAATGGCGGCGCGTGCGCCTTGGTTTAGCGAAGAATAG
- the rimP gene encoding ribosome maturation factor RimP produces MYIKPQQKLYDLIVPVVETMGYELVGIEYFPHDGTSVLRIYIDTEQGIVVKDCQRVSEQVSTLLDVEDPIPGFYHLEISSPGLDRPLFTEAHFERFIGSDVRIQLETPMIDGRRKYRGKLLGISGGEVRILQDGEEVDLPFAQIQKARLVAEV; encoded by the coding sequence ATGTATATAAAACCACAGCAAAAATTGTATGACTTGATTGTTCCTGTTGTTGAAACAATGGGTTATGAGCTTGTGGGTATTGAATATTTCCCGCATGATGGTACTTCTGTATTACGTATATATATAGATACGGAACAAGGTATTGTTGTTAAAGATTGTCAGCGGGTGAGTGAGCAGGTGAGTACGCTGTTGGATGTGGAAGATCCCATTCCTGGCTTTTACCATTTAGAGATATCTTCACCAGGTCTTGATCGCCCACTTTTCACTGAAGCGCACTTTGAACGATTTATTGGAAGTGATGTGCGTATTCAGCTTGAAACACCAATGATTGATGGCCGACGTAAATACAGAGGAAAATTGCTGGGTATAAGTGGGGGTGAAGTTAGAATTTTGCAAGATGGCGAGGAAGTTGATCTGCCGTTTGCACAGATTCAAAAAGCACGTTTGGTCGCTGAAGTTTAA
- the radA gene encoding DNA repair protein RadA yields the protein MREKLAYHCSECGTSFPKWSGQCSDCGAWNSLSETIASKKKVDDRGRFAGYAGAESVIQPLNEVGVEETLRISTGISELDRVLGGGLVMGSVVLLGGDPGIGKSTLLLQGIVSLGESCSTLYVTGEESLQQVGLRARRLDLHGANLRLLSETRVERILDHAKHEKPNVMVIDSIQTVYSDVLQSAPGAVAQVRESAAQLVRFAKQTNTAIFLVGHVTKDGSLAGPRVLEHMVDTVLYFEGDTGSQFRMIRAIKNRFGAVNELGVFAMTEKGLREVTNPSAIFLSRHEKASGSVIMVTREGSRPLLVEVQVLVAESHMGNPRRVTVGLDQNRLAMLLAVLHRHGGVVMYDQDVFVNVVGGVRVTETGADLALLLAAISSLRDYVLPQDLIVFGEVGLAGEIRPVQGGEDRLKEAVKHGFTKAIVPAANVPKRKIKGLEVMAVNHLREAIAQM from the coding sequence ATGCGTGAAAAACTGGCTTATCATTGCTCCGAGTGCGGTACATCATTCCCTAAATGGTCAGGGCAGTGCTCTGATTGCGGTGCATGGAATAGTTTGAGTGAAACGATTGCAAGCAAAAAAAAGGTTGATGATCGTGGGCGTTTTGCAGGGTACGCGGGGGCTGAATCTGTGATTCAGCCGTTGAATGAGGTTGGAGTTGAGGAGACTCTGCGTATATCCACGGGTATTTCTGAGCTGGATCGAGTTTTGGGGGGTGGTTTAGTAATGGGGTCAGTGGTGTTGCTGGGTGGTGACCCCGGGATTGGTAAATCGACGCTGCTGTTGCAGGGGATAGTTTCATTAGGAGAGAGCTGCTCAACGCTTTATGTTACGGGAGAAGAGTCTTTGCAGCAGGTGGGGCTCAGGGCGCGACGTTTAGATTTGCATGGTGCCAATTTAAGATTGCTGAGTGAGACTCGAGTTGAGCGTATTCTGGATCATGCCAAACATGAAAAACCCAATGTCATGGTGATTGACTCTATTCAGACCGTCTATTCAGATGTTCTGCAATCGGCTCCTGGAGCGGTTGCGCAGGTAAGAGAGAGTGCTGCGCAGCTGGTACGTTTTGCCAAGCAAACCAATACAGCGATATTTCTGGTGGGGCATGTGACTAAAGATGGATCGCTGGCAGGGCCACGAGTGCTGGAGCATATGGTTGATACAGTGCTCTATTTTGAAGGGGATACAGGCAGCCAGTTTCGTATGATTCGAGCGATTAAAAATCGTTTTGGAGCAGTGAATGAGCTGGGTGTGTTTGCCATGACGGAAAAGGGGTTGCGTGAAGTGACGAATCCATCGGCTATTTTTTTATCACGCCATGAAAAAGCATCAGGCAGCGTTATTATGGTAACGCGTGAAGGCAGTCGACCTCTGCTGGTGGAAGTGCAGGTGCTCGTGGCGGAAAGTCATATGGGCAATCCACGGCGTGTCACAGTAGGGTTGGACCAAAATCGCCTGGCGATGCTGTTGGCTGTTTTACATCGCCATGGTGGTGTGGTGATGTACGATCAGGATGTGTTCGTTAATGTTGTCGGTGGGGTGCGTGTGACTGAAACGGGTGCCGATTTGGCGCTGTTGCTGGCAGCGATCTCCAGTCTACGTGATTATGTCTTGCCGCAAGATTTAATTGTATTTGGAGAGGTGGGGCTGGCTGGAGAGATTCGTCCTGTTCAAGGTGGGGAGGATCGTTTGAAAGAAGCAGTAAAACACGGATTTACCAAAGCGATTGTTCCTGCAGCTAATGTGCCGAAGCGGAAAATAAAAGGTTTAGAGGTGATGGCTGTCAATCATTTGCGTGAGGCCATTGCTCAAATGTAG
- the ttcA gene encoding tRNA 2-thiocytidine(32) synthetase TtcA yields the protein MSKVEKKLLHYTSKAITDYGMVQKGDRIMVCLSGGKDSYTLLSVLSKLNKRPRNRYEVFAFTLDQSQPGWDDTLMRQWLDDHKIPHETLRRDTYSIVKDKIPEGKNYCSLCSRLRRGNIYRYAEKNGFTKIALGHHRDDLIESTLMSMMYAGQIRSMPPKLLTDNKQHILIRPMVYCQEKDIIEYAQERNFPIIPCNLCGSQDNLTRQRVKQLIATLSQENPKIPSNLLSAIGNVQISQMMDRSLWDFKGLDAERMISSDSESTEEEQDLFSFPSIHTSKPIAIQPARTSDA from the coding sequence TTGTCTAAAGTTGAAAAAAAACTTCTACACTACACCAGCAAAGCCATTACCGATTATGGCATGGTCCAAAAAGGTGACCGTATCATGGTTTGCTTATCCGGCGGGAAAGATTCTTATACGCTGCTGAGTGTTCTCAGCAAATTAAATAAACGTCCTCGCAACCGTTATGAAGTTTTTGCGTTCACACTTGATCAATCTCAGCCAGGCTGGGATGATACATTGATGCGTCAATGGCTTGATGATCATAAAATTCCTCATGAAACACTCAGGCGTGACACCTACTCTATTGTTAAAGATAAAATTCCAGAAGGGAAAAACTACTGTTCGCTCTGTTCACGATTACGGCGTGGTAATATTTACCGTTACGCTGAAAAAAATGGCTTTACTAAAATTGCCCTTGGCCACCATAGAGATGATCTGATTGAGTCCACACTGATGTCCATGATGTACGCAGGCCAGATACGCTCTATGCCTCCAAAACTCCTCACAGATAATAAACAACATATCCTGATTCGCCCCATGGTTTACTGCCAGGAAAAAGATATTATTGAGTATGCTCAGGAGCGTAATTTCCCAATCATTCCATGCAATCTGTGCGGCTCTCAAGATAACCTGACACGCCAGCGCGTCAAACAACTAATCGCAACCCTCAGCCAAGAAAATCCAAAAATTCCCAGTAATTTACTCAGCGCTATTGGTAATGTGCAAATTAGTCAGATGATGGACAGAAGCCTTTGGGATTTTAAAGGCCTGGATGCGGAACGAATGATATCCAGTGACTCTGAGTCTACAGAAGAAGAGCAAGACCTATTTTCATTTCCTTCTATACACACTTCTAAGCCAATAGCCATTCAGCCTGCGAGAACAAGCGATGCCTGA
- the argA gene encoding amino-acid N-acetyltransferase — protein sequence MPDIIDPLKFVSWFRGASPYIHAFRGRTFVITFDGEMVASKDFPNFIHDIALLNSLGIRLVLVHGARPQIEQRLKAHQSQTTYTNGLRITDKKSLPFVKDAVGRVRLEIESLLSMGIANSPMAGASLQVISGNFVTAQPLGIKDGVDFQHTGEVRRINHKEINRHLDHGAIILLSPLGYSPTGEIFNLTAIEVATAVATSIKAEKLLCLIENRGILDHKQQLIRHLTTTEAKKILADQKSLDEESKSDLKRAINACQRGVLRTHLIHRQTEGALLQELFTRDGIGTLISSDDYQNTRQATINDICGILEIITPLEEEGFLVRRSREKLEMEIDHFTVIERDGMIIACAALYPYREEHLAELACLAVHPDYQNINHGETLLKQVETECKKHAIKQLFVLTTRTLHWFQERDFKPASLKKLPTLKQSLYNYQRQSKILLKTL from the coding sequence ATGCCTGACATAATCGACCCACTTAAATTTGTATCCTGGTTTCGAGGTGCATCACCTTATATACACGCTTTTCGTGGACGTACATTTGTAATTACCTTTGACGGCGAGATGGTCGCATCAAAAGATTTCCCCAATTTTATACACGACATTGCCTTACTCAACAGCCTGGGGATCCGCCTGGTACTTGTTCATGGCGCTAGGCCTCAAATTGAACAGCGCCTCAAAGCACATCAGTCCCAAACAACTTATACAAACGGGTTGCGTATCACAGATAAAAAATCCCTACCTTTTGTTAAAGATGCTGTAGGCCGTGTTCGGCTTGAAATTGAGTCATTACTCTCTATGGGTATTGCAAACTCACCCATGGCGGGTGCTTCACTTCAAGTGATATCGGGTAATTTTGTAACCGCACAGCCACTCGGAATAAAAGATGGTGTCGATTTTCAACATACCGGTGAAGTTCGGCGTATTAACCATAAAGAAATCAATCGCCACCTGGATCATGGTGCAATTATTTTACTTTCACCATTAGGTTATTCTCCCACAGGTGAGATATTTAACCTCACCGCCATTGAAGTCGCCACGGCTGTTGCAACATCAATTAAAGCAGAAAAACTATTATGCCTGATCGAAAACAGAGGGATTCTTGACCATAAACAACAGCTCATTCGCCATCTGACAACAACGGAAGCAAAAAAAATATTAGCCGATCAAAAATCCCTTGATGAAGAGAGCAAGAGTGATCTAAAGCGAGCGATCAATGCGTGTCAGCGTGGTGTCCTCCGTACTCACTTGATCCATCGTCAAACAGAAGGGGCACTGCTCCAAGAGCTGTTTACCCGAGATGGAATTGGAACACTCATCTCTAGCGATGATTACCAAAATACCCGTCAAGCGACCATTAATGATATCTGTGGCATCCTTGAGATAATCACACCACTTGAGGAGGAAGGGTTTCTGGTGCGTCGTTCACGAGAAAAACTTGAAATGGAAATCGACCATTTCACTGTTATTGAACGCGATGGCATGATCATCGCTTGTGCAGCACTTTACCCCTATCGAGAGGAACATCTGGCTGAGTTGGCTTGCCTTGCTGTTCACCCAGACTATCAAAATATAAATCATGGTGAGACACTATTAAAACAAGTTGAGACGGAGTGTAAAAAACACGCAATCAAACAACTTTTTGTGTTGACCACACGGACATTGCACTGGTTTCAAGAGCGTGATTTCAAACCCGCTTCACTGAAAAAATTACCCACATTGAAGCAGTCACTCTATAACTACCAACGCCAATCAAAAATTCTCCTGAAAACTCTCTAA
- a CDS encoding ATP-binding protein, whose translation MDLTLKHLFPAHLTIRKQFMLVFSIGGVLLAIVASLITASLESKRFYTYLVNEGHQITSNFSNQSALALESKNKQSAIDFTDAILALSTVDHVGIYNSKGDVLLKKGQQSDWYPEEVYKTTKPQLIKETENRLHFINSVYAHTPSKFDINGPLFLGDVHVVIGLSALPIIWRNAFVENIFTSLALAPFFLLLLHIIAKHITYPLSKLSETMHNAELGKKNVRSDIEGSVEVKIIAQTFNRMMKSLDNRQKKLLNQKKILSIQVAERTRELVIARNKALKATRLKSDFLSSMSHELRTPICAIIGYTEICLEELSPNTTSAKDLQRVLAASDDLLNLINDTLDLAKIEAGYTELHIRETDLNKLINHTVDIARPLTLKNSNDLIFSIKQHTTEALNIDNEKLQQIILNILSNACKFTQHGKITLNAHHKKEALMITIHDTGIGMSESQIAHIFDEFYQANMSITRNYGGTGLGLTISQRLCQLMGGKIDVQSEINKGTMFTIFIPLSTNSTTIQFSQKTETETQPSIA comes from the coding sequence ATGGATTTAACCCTTAAGCATCTTTTCCCTGCACACTTAACGATACGCAAACAATTTATGCTTGTGTTTTCAATCGGTGGTGTATTGCTGGCGATCGTTGCATCACTGATCACCGCATCTCTAGAAAGCAAACGATTTTACACTTACCTAGTGAATGAAGGCCACCAGATTACAAGCAATTTTTCCAATCAAAGTGCGCTGGCACTAGAATCTAAAAATAAACAGAGCGCCATTGATTTTACTGATGCAATTTTGGCGCTTTCAACAGTAGACCATGTTGGAATTTACAACTCTAAAGGGGACGTATTATTAAAAAAAGGCCAACAAAGTGATTGGTACCCTGAAGAAGTTTATAAAACAACGAAGCCTCAACTTATAAAAGAAACTGAAAACAGACTTCATTTTATTAACTCCGTTTATGCGCACACCCCCTCTAAATTCGATATAAACGGCCCTCTTTTTTTAGGTGATGTACACGTTGTGATTGGTCTATCTGCGTTACCAATCATCTGGCGCAATGCATTCGTTGAAAATATTTTCACCTCATTAGCACTTGCTCCATTTTTTCTTCTCTTATTACACATTATTGCAAAGCATATCACCTATCCATTAAGCAAACTTTCAGAGACAATGCACAACGCTGAGTTAGGCAAAAAAAATGTACGCTCCGATATTGAAGGATCAGTCGAAGTCAAAATCATTGCTCAGACATTCAATCGCATGATGAAATCGCTGGATAATCGACAAAAAAAACTGTTAAATCAGAAAAAAATACTGTCAATACAAGTTGCTGAGCGCACTCGAGAATTAGTTATTGCACGCAATAAAGCACTTAAAGCAACTCGTTTAAAGTCTGACTTTCTTTCGAGTATGAGCCATGAGCTAAGAACGCCAATCTGTGCCATTATTGGTTACACTGAGATATGCCTTGAAGAGCTTTCTCCCAATACAACTTCAGCTAAAGATTTACAGCGCGTATTAGCCGCTTCAGATGATCTCTTGAATCTAATCAATGACACTCTGGACCTCGCTAAAATAGAGGCGGGATACACCGAACTTCATATCAGAGAAACAGACCTTAATAAACTTATTAACCACACAGTTGATATTGCCAGGCCTTTAACACTCAAAAACAGCAACGACCTCATATTCAGCATCAAACAACACACAACGGAAGCGCTTAATATTGATAATGAAAAGCTTCAACAAATTATTTTGAATATATTAAGCAACGCATGCAAATTTACTCAGCACGGAAAAATCACATTAAATGCCCATCATAAAAAAGAAGCGCTTATGATCACAATTCATGACACCGGCATTGGCATGAGCGAATCCCAAATAGCCCATATATTTGATGAATTTTATCAAGCAAATATGAGTATCACCCGCAATTATGGCGGAACAGGTTTAGGGCTCACTATCAGCCAACGCCTATGCCAGCTTATGGGCGGAAAAATTGACGTGCAGAGTGAAATCAATAAAGGCACTATGTTTACAATTTTTATTCCACTCTCTACAAACAGTACAACGATTCAGTTTTCACAAAAAACTGAAACTGAGACACAACCCTCCATTGCATGA
- the parE gene encoding DNA topoisomerase IV subunit B produces MSNSYDAGAIEVLSGLDPVRKRPGMYTDTTRPNHLAQEIIDNSVDEAIAGFAKRIDVTLYKDQSLEVKDDGRGMPVDIHPEEGVPGVEVILSKLHAGGKFSNKNYQFSGGLHGVGISVVNALSKQLDVWVKRGGKEHHMAFENGDKSSDLKTVGTVGKANTGTRVRFWPDSKYFDSAKFSVRRLKHILRAKAVLCPGLQVNFFNEQSGETEQWQYQDGLQDYLLDALSHTEHLPADTPFIGEMESKNEAATWAVVWLPEGGEGVTESYVNLIPTALGGTHVNGLRTGLTEAIREFCEFRSLLPRGVKITPEDVWDKCSYILSIKHFDPQFSGQTKERLSSRECAAFVSGVVKDTFALWLNQHTEIGEKIAQLAIDNAQNRLRAGKKVIRKKVTSGPALPGKLADCSSQEPMRSELFLVEGDSAGGSAKQARNREFQAIMPLRGKILNTWEVDPSVVLGSQEVHDISIAIGVEPGSDKLDGLRYGKVCILADADSDGAHIATLLCALFLRHFHSLVEAGHIFIAMPPLYRIDIGKEVMYALDDREKEGFLDRIAAEKRRGKVNVQRFKGLGEMNPLQLRETTLAPDTRRLVRLTIADGDDTHAMLDMLLAKKRSSDRRSWLEEKGGLAEI; encoded by the coding sequence ATGAGCAACTCTTATGATGCAGGTGCAATTGAAGTTCTGAGTGGGCTTGATCCAGTACGAAAACGCCCGGGCATGTACACCGACACCACCCGCCCGAACCACCTTGCTCAGGAAATTATTGATAACAGTGTCGATGAAGCCATTGCTGGGTTTGCAAAACGCATTGATGTCACGCTTTATAAAGATCAATCGCTGGAAGTTAAAGATGATGGTCGCGGTATGCCGGTGGACATTCACCCTGAAGAAGGTGTGCCTGGTGTTGAGGTCATTCTTAGCAAGCTTCATGCGGGTGGAAAGTTTTCCAATAAAAATTATCAATTTTCTGGCGGTTTACACGGCGTTGGTATATCTGTGGTAAACGCCTTATCGAAACAACTCGATGTATGGGTCAAGCGTGGTGGCAAAGAACATCACATGGCGTTTGAGAATGGTGATAAATCATCCGATTTAAAAACTGTTGGTACCGTTGGCAAAGCCAATACCGGTACTCGTGTGCGTTTCTGGCCTGATAGTAAATATTTCGATTCAGCCAAATTTTCTGTTCGTCGTCTAAAACACATATTACGTGCTAAAGCGGTACTTTGCCCTGGCCTGCAAGTTAATTTCTTCAATGAGCAATCAGGTGAAACTGAACAGTGGCAATATCAGGATGGCCTGCAAGATTATTTACTGGATGCTCTGAGTCATACCGAACATCTGCCTGCCGACACCCCCTTCATCGGTGAGATGGAAAGTAAAAATGAGGCTGCGACCTGGGCCGTGGTCTGGCTGCCCGAAGGGGGCGAAGGAGTTACTGAAAGTTATGTTAACCTGATTCCCACAGCACTCGGCGGCACACATGTCAATGGTTTACGCACCGGCCTTACTGAAGCGATCAGAGAGTTTTGTGAATTTAGAAGTTTATTGCCGCGTGGTGTAAAAATTACACCTGAAGATGTCTGGGACAAATGCAGTTACATACTTTCGATCAAGCATTTTGACCCTCAATTCAGTGGGCAAACAAAAGAACGGCTCTCATCACGGGAGTGTGCGGCATTTGTCTCTGGCGTTGTTAAGGATACGTTTGCTTTATGGCTCAATCAACATACGGAAATTGGCGAAAAAATTGCCCAATTGGCCATTGATAATGCACAAAACCGGTTACGCGCTGGCAAGAAAGTTATACGTAAAAAAGTCACCAGCGGCCCTGCTCTACCAGGCAAACTTGCTGATTGTTCCAGCCAAGAACCAATGCGTAGTGAGCTCTTTTTAGTGGAAGGTGATTCTGCGGGCGGTTCAGCCAAACAGGCAAGAAATCGCGAATTTCAAGCCATCATGCCACTACGCGGAAAGATTCTTAATACTTGGGAAGTGGATCCATCTGTGGTGCTTGGCTCTCAAGAAGTCCATGACATCTCAATCGCCATCGGTGTTGAGCCTGGCTCTGATAAACTTGACGGTTTACGTTACGGAAAAGTTTGTATTCTTGCCGATGCAGACTCGGATGGTGCTCATATCGCCACCCTGCTCTGCGCTCTATTCTTACGCCATTTTCATAGCTTGGTCGAAGCAGGACATATTTTCATTGCAATGCCTCCCCTTTACCGAATCGATATTGGCAAAGAAGTGATGTATGCCCTTGATGACCGAGAAAAAGAGGGCTTTCTTGATCGTATTGCCGCTGAAAAACGTCGTGGAAAAGTCAATGTACAGCGATTTAAAGGGCTAGGTGAAATGAACCCGTTACAACTGCGTGAAACTACGTTAGCACCCGATACCCGCCGACTGGTTCGTCTTACCATAGCGGATGGCGATGATACTCATGCCATGCTGGATATGCTATTAGCTAAAAAGCGCTCATCTGACCGTCGCAGCTGGCTGGAAGAAAAAGGTGGGCTGGCAGAAATTTAA
- the recO gene encoding DNA repair protein RecO has protein sequence MAASDVLLQSAYLLHLRAYRNTSALIEVFSAEHGRVCLVARGVRKNRSRLQGLLQPFNPLLLSWRGRGELVTLHSAELNGGIHQLKGVALLSGLYLNEMLLYLLARFDPHPELYGYYFQALIELEKAEDQPAIESALRYFEKHLLQELGYGLILDHDVVSNLPIKADCLYQYKLGQGPVLYEGLLPSAQHNKLYLQGDTLLNFEQGTLVEAKSFQEVKQLMRAAISVQLGGKPLNSRKLFRAYK, from the coding sequence ATGGCGGCGAGTGATGTTCTATTACAATCCGCTTACCTGCTGCACCTCAGAGCTTATCGTAATACCAGTGCGTTAATCGAAGTTTTCAGTGCCGAGCATGGGCGTGTTTGCCTAGTGGCTCGCGGTGTTAGAAAAAATAGATCACGACTCCAGGGATTGCTTCAGCCCTTCAACCCATTGTTACTATCCTGGAGAGGGCGTGGCGAATTAGTGACTCTGCATAGCGCTGAATTAAATGGTGGCATACATCAACTCAAGGGCGTAGCGTTATTGAGTGGTCTGTATCTAAATGAAATGCTGCTCTACCTGCTTGCACGTTTTGATCCCCATCCAGAGCTTTATGGCTATTATTTTCAGGCACTTATTGAATTAGAGAAAGCAGAAGATCAGCCTGCTATTGAGTCTGCTCTACGGTATTTTGAAAAACATCTTTTACAAGAGTTGGGTTATGGTTTGATATTGGATCATGATGTCGTATCAAATTTACCGATTAAAGCGGATTGTTTATATCAATATAAATTGGGCCAAGGGCCTGTGTTATATGAAGGTTTATTGCCATCAGCTCAACATAACAAGCTCTATTTACAGGGTGATACGTTATTGAATTTTGAGCAAGGTACTTTAGTGGAAGCAAAGTCTTTTCAAGAAGTAAAACAGCTGATGAGAGCCGCCATTTCAGTACAGCTGGGCGGTAAACCACTGAACAGCCGAAAGCTCTTTAGGGCTTATAAATGA